The proteins below come from a single Zea mays cultivar B73 chromosome 8, Zm-B73-REFERENCE-NAM-5.0, whole genome shotgun sequence genomic window:
- the LOC101027215 gene encoding reticulon-like protein B1 encodes MAEQPQEGGASPKHESLMEKLADKLHVGGGKGDSSSSDSDRDEPPHPSAPPTDEVKQPSFSDSTATAAAEAKAKVFRLFGREQPIHKALGGGKPADVFLWRNRNISAGVLGGATAIWILFELLGYHLLTFVCHGLIFSLGVLFLWSNASSFIHKSPPKIPEVVIPEDLVVNIAVSTRYEINRAFANLRRIALGRDIKKFLMVIAGLWLLSVLGSCCNLLTLVYIVFVVLHTVPVLYEKYEDQIDTYGEKGWVEIKKQYAVFDEKVLSKVPRGPAKDKKH; translated from the exons ATGGCGGAGCAGCCGCAGGAAGGCGGCGCGAGCCCCAAGCACGAGTCCCTGATGGAGAAGCTCGCCGACAAGCTCCAcgtcggcggcggcaagggcgactCCTCGTCCTCGGACTCCGACAGAGACGAGCCGCCCCACCCCTCGGCGCCGCCCACCGACGAGGTCAAGCAGCCCTCATTCTCCGACTCCACCGCCacggcggccgccgaggccaaggcCAAGGTGTTCCGCCTCTTCGGCCGCGAGCAGCCCATCCACAAGGCGCTTGGTGGAGGCAAGC CTGCTGATGTGTTCCTGTGGAGGAACAGGAACATCTCCGCCGGAGTACTTGGTGGAGCCACAGCAATCTGGATCCTATTTGAATTGCTTGGCTACCATCTTCTTACTTTTGTTTGCCATGGTCTCATATTCTCTCTGGGTGTTCTCTTTCTCTGGTCTAATGCTTCATCGTTTATCCACAA GTCTCCCCCAAAGATCCCAGAGGTGGTCATTCCTGAAGATTTAGTTGTCAACATTGCGGTATCCACTCGTTATGAGATCAACAGGGCCTTTGCTAATCTCCGCCGAATTGCTCTTGGCCGGGACATTAAGAAGTTCCTAATG GTTATTGCTGGGCTTTGGTTGCTTTCTGTCCTTGGAAGTTGCTGCAACTTATTGACCTTAGTCTACATTG TGTTTGTGGTGCTGCACACAGTACCTGTCCTGTATGAGAAGTATGAGGATCAGATTGACACCTATGGCGAGAAGGGGTGGGTTGAGATTAAGAAGCAGTACGCCGTGTTCGATGAGAAGGTTCTGAGCAAAGTACCAAGGGGTCCCGCGAAAGACAAGAAGCACTAG